GTCGCCCTGGCCGACCGCACCCTAACGTCCCGGGAAATCAACACCGGGCAGCTTATCGTACCGTTCGATATCCGGCTCGATACCCACAAGGCGTTCTACCTCGTCTATCAGAAGCACCGTCCTTTAACGGCTGGAATGAAGGCGTTCAAGGAATGGCTGATGAGCGAGATGCAGGCAACGGACGCCGCCGAGGCGGAAAGTACCGGAATGGAGCGTATCGAGACGGAGAGCACAGGCCAGTAATCCGAGGCACACAACGCCGCCGGCGATCATGTTTTAGACGTTTCGGGCAGGTTTTGTACGGTTAAAAGATGCTCTGGTTATTAGCCGGCCAGAAAGCCGGATCCCCCACCCGGTAAGGCTTTGCGCCACCTATCATGACGTTTCTCACAGAGTTATCCACCGATTGTGTGGACAACGTCTCGCCCTGACCGGTCACGCTTATGCTCGTCGCGATTTGTACTGCAGGCGGTCCAGCGTCACGGCCTTGAAACGCGCCAACAATAGGGCTTCCGCCTCTTCGAGCACATCGTCTATAGCCGTGTTGACGGCTGCCTCGATGGCGCAGTTGGAGTGCTCGTCCGTCAGGCCGATGGTGAAAACAGAACTATCCCCTAGCGCTTTGTGGATATCGTAAAGCGTGATGTCCGCCAGCGGCTTGGCCAGGGACCAACCTCCACCGTGACCCTTTACCGATGTAACGTATCCCTGCTCCCGCAGTAGCGCCATGGTGCGGCGTACGACCACCGGATTGGTGTTGAGCATGCCGGCGATGGTGTCGGAGGTGGCGGGGCCGTCCAGTTGATCCATGTGGATCAGGACGTGAAGGACACGGGATAGGCGACTGTCTTTTCTCATGGGTTCTCTCAGGACGCTTGGGCAAAGTACATCCGTTCATCGGGGCTGCTCTGATGCTATCACGTAACTTTTAATGTTTCATGTGTTGCGCCTGTCACACCTATTAAGTAACAATTGAAGTTACCTAAACGGCAAATGGGGGGCATGAACATGGGCGCGGATGTAATTATTGTGGGCGGGAGCTTTGCCGGGTTTTCGGCTGCCATGCAGCTGGCGCGAGGCCAACGGGAAGTTATCGTGATCGACGCCGGTGAACCAAGGAACCGGTTCGCCGAGGCCTCCCATGGCTTCTTTTGCCTGGACGGACTATCGCCGGGGGAAATCCGGCGGCGGGCCGCCGAACAACTGGCGAGCTACCCCACGGCTCGGGTTGTGGGCGGTCGAGCGATCAGCGCCGGCCAGGACGGCGATGGTTTCTCCGTTACCCTCGAAACGGGCGAGGCCTACACCGCTACAAAGCTGATATTGGCTACGGGCCTGCGCGATGAGTTGCCGAAAATCCCCGGCGTGAACGAGCGCTGGGGCAAGACGGTGATCCACTGCCCCTACTGCCATGGCTTCGAGCTGCGTAACCGCAAACTGGGCGTCATGGCCACCGGCCCGCTTTCGACGCACCAGGCCGCGATTATTCCGGACTGGGGTCCGACCACGTACTTCACCCAGGGTGAATTCATGCCTGATGAGGAGCAGGTTGCCCTGCTTGTCCAGCGCGGTGTCGCTGTCGAAAATTCCGCGATCGTCGAGATCCTCGGCGAGGCGTCGTCGATTACAGGCGTGCGGTTGGCCGATGGCCGCATCGTCGAATTGGAAGGTCTCTACATCGGCCCCAAAGCCCGTATGGCCAGCATGTTGGCGGAGCAGCTGGGTTGTGAACTCGAAGAAGGACCGATGGGACCGGCGGTGAAAGTGGATGACTTCAAGCGCACCAGCGTAACCGGTATTTTCGCGGCCGGGGATATCTCCAACAAGATGCACAATGCGACCTTTGCTTCTGCCTCCGGCGTAATGGCTGGCGTGGCGGCCCATCGTGCGCTCATGTTTGGTGAATAACCGACGGTTGGAGGATAGCTCGTGGTCGGTGGATAGTCGTCTAAAACGGCCGTTGGCGACCCATCGCCAACGGCACCGACTACCGCTTGACAAACCCCGATTGCGCAGGCTTCGACCAGAGCAAATTTCGCACTGGTTATTTGCAACGCACTTTCCCGGAACGCCCGTCTCAAGCGGCTTTCACCCACCTATCATTGGGTTGCTCACAAAGTTATCCACTGGATTTGTGGACAAGGTATTTGTCGGCTAGACGCTGCTCGCCCATACTTTTCCCCGCACCTCTCATTAGGTACCGACATGGACCAGCGCGACACCCTCGAGAACATCCCTGACGTACGCGACGGACTGACCCGCACCGAGCGGATCATCCTGCACGTGCTCAACGAGACCCAGAAGGAATTGAATGGCCGGTCGGTGCCGACTGTCATGCTCTATGGGCGCGTAGTGGAGTACGTGAACCTGACCGAGGCCGAGCTGCATGTCTATCTCGATCGCCTGGGTGTGAGGACCGGTTAGATCGTACTCTGCGAGTACGTATTAACCGCAATCCAAACCCCAGCCCCGCAGCGATTATGAATACTTTTTAACCTTTTGTGATAAAGTCTGGCGCGTCCAAGGAATGTGGTGGCTGGGGGCCGCTTCCCGCCTGTCCGGCATTGCGCTAACCCCCGCCCAGACGACAGCAGTCGGGGTTCGAGTTCAGGGGGAACAGCAATGCGGCGATGGCTTCTTATTGGCCTCTGCCTCTATCTGGCCAGCGTTTGCAGCCTGGCTCAATCCATACCGGTGCAGGAGGTGTCCGCGCTTCACTCGGCCGGTAAGATCCCTCTCAATACTCACCTGCAGTTCACCCGGTTGCCCGCAGGAACGCCCCTTGCCGATGTCATCAACCTCGGTGACGATGCCTGGACGCCTACCCACGGCAACCGTAACTATGGCTACCAGCCTGACGCCTTCTGGTTCCGCATCCGCCTGTCTGGCATTGAACCGATCGGTGACAGTGCGCTGCTTCGACTGAACCTGCCCCACCACGACCGGATTCGCCTGGCCTGGGTTGCAGATGACAGCGTCCTGAGGCAAACAGCCGTGGGTGACGCGCGGCGCTTCGCGGATCGCCCCCTGCCCGAAACCGTCTTCCTGTTCCCGCTGGACTCCCTCGGCGTCGACACCGTCGATCTCTACATCGGCATCGAGACCACGGGTGCCATCATCATTCCACTGGACCTGCTGACAAGAGAGGCCTTCGACCGGGAAGACAAGCACGAGATGATGGCCTCGGCGGCCTTCTTTGGCGTGATGGCGGTGATGTTCCTGTACAACCTGATCATCTACCTGGTGGTGCGCGACCGCGCCTATCTCTACTACCTCGCCTACCTGGTGAGCGTGGTCTTCATGCTGTCGGTTATGAAGGGTATGGCCTTCCGCTTTCTCTGGCCCGAGATCCCGTCGCTTAACGCCTATTCGGTCATTTTTGCGACCGGGCTGATGCCGATGGCGGCGGTGCTTTTCGCCCGCCGCTTCCTGGATCTGCCCAAAGCAGGCTCAACCTTCGACAATCGCGTGGTCAACGGGTTGATAGTGGTCTATCCACTGATCATGCTTGCCGGCCTTTTTCTGCCCTATGCACTGGTCGTCCACACCGGACTCTTTTTCTCCGGCGTGGCGGTATTACTAGGCTTCCACCTGGGGATCAAATACTCGCTCAAGGGCATTAGGGCGGCGCGTATCTTTGCGGCCGCCTGGTTCGTGTACCTGCTCTTCCTTGGCCTGTTCATTCTTGAGTCGGCAGGTTTTGTACAACCGAGCTTGCTGACACGTCATGCGGTCGAAATTGGTTCGTGCCTGGAAGTCGTGCTGCTCTCGCTGGGTTTCGCCGATCGTCTCAACCAGGAAAAACGCCAACGTCTGCGCGCCCAAAGCCAAATGCTGCTGGCACAACAACGACTGAACGAGGAATTGGAATCCATGGTCCAGGCCCGGACCGAAGAACTGGAAGATGCCAACCAGAAGCTAAAGCGGCTAAGCATCTCGGACGGTCTCACCGGCGTCTATAACCGCCGTTATTTCGACGAGCAATTCACCCTTGAGTGTCAGCGCGCCGTACGCAACGGGGGTTCGCTATGCCTGCTGCTGATTGACGCTGATCATTTCAAGGCTGTAAACGACACCTACGGCCACGGCTTCGGCGACGAGTGCCTAAAGGCAGTTGCCAGAACCCTGGGCCAATGTGCCAACAGGCCAACCGACGTGGTCGCGCGCTACGGCGGGGAAGAATTCGTCGTCCTGCTGCCCGAAGTCGACTTGAAAGGCGGACTCAATGTGGCCGAGAACATTCGCAGCCAGGTTGAGAATCTATCACTACGCTACGACGATCAGGCCGTCAGTATTACCGTCAGCGTTGGCCTCGTCGCCCATTCACCGCGGCATTCTCACATCGAGCAGAATCTGCTGGAGATCGCTGATGCGAACCTGTACGCGGCGAAAGCAGCTGGGCGAAACTGCGTGCAGGCTTCCAGTGCTGACACCAGTGAACTGACGATGGCGCTCTCGACGAAATCGTAACGGACGGCGTTCCCGGTAGGACCGCCATTCTGGTCCCGAACGTGCAATAAGCCAAAAACTTGATCTCGCCCCCTGAGATCTCGGACTTCGACACGCTATGCTTTCATTGCGGCCTCAAGGATGCTGGAAAGCCATGGAATTCGACAATCAAAACGAACCCGCGTTACGGCCCCGACCATTACGCTATCTCAGTATCTATCTGACTGGTCTCGTTCGGGAGCGCCTTTGGCTGAAGGTACTGATTGGCATGTTCGCCGGCTTGGTGACCGGCGCCTTACTGGGTCCCTCCGTCGGAATCGTCGAACGGGAAACGGGGGTGATGCTGGGTAACTGGCTCGCTTTTCCCGGCAAGCTTTTCCTGGCCACGATCCAGATGATAGTCATCCCCCTGGTTGTTGCGTCAGTCGTGCGCGGTCTCGCCGCCAGCGAGAATCTCGAGCAGCTACGGACACTGGGGCTCCGGGTTACTGCTTTTTTCGTAGTAACGACGGCTATTGCAGCATCCATTGGCTTATGGATCGGAGGCGTCATCAAACCTGGCCAGATGATGGCTGGACTCATCGATATCGGCGAACAAAGCCAGCCCGCTCCGGACACCACATCCCTGCCCGGCATGAGCGAGCTTCCCCAGGCTCTGCTTGGTCTGCTGCCGGGCAACCCGCTTGGCGCCATGGTGCAGGGCCAGATGCTGCAGGTGGTCATTTTCTCAATCATTATCGGCATCGCGCTGGTGACGATGGCGCCTACCCAGGCCCGCCCGATGCTCGACCTACTGGATTCCCTGCAGCAGATTTGCATGACGGTCGTTAAGTGGGCGATGCGTCTTGCGCCCTATGCGGTGTTTGGGCTCATGGCGCAGCTCACGACGACCGTTGGCTTCAGTGCCCTGGCCGGCATGGCAGCCTATGTCATAACCGTCCTGCTTGGGCTGGTGATGATGCTGGGGATCTATCTTTTCATGCTGAGCCTCGTGGGCGGCCTGCGACCCTGGCCGTTTCTGAAAAAGGTGCGCGATGTTCTGCTTCTGGCGTTTTCCACCTCAAGCTCAGCGGCAGTTATGCCGCTGTCGATTCGCACGGCGGAAACCAAGCTGGATGTCCGGCCCTCGATATCCCAGTTCGTAATTCCGCTTGGGGCGACCATCAACATGAATGGCACCGCACTCTACCAGGCTGTCGCAACTGCGTTCCTTGCGCAGGTTTATGGAGTGGAGCTCGGATTTGCCAGCATGGCTCTGGTGGTTGCGATGGCTGTTGGCTCCTCCATAGGTTCGCCGGCAACACCGGGCGTGGGCATCGTAATACTCGCAATGGTCCTTGAGAGCGTAGGTATTCCCGCCGGCGGCATTGCCCTGATTATGGGAGTGGATCGCATACTCGATATGTCACGCACGGCTATCAATGTTACCGGTGACCTGGTGACCTGTCGTCTGATGGAGATCTGGTCCGGCGAGGCGCCGAAAAGCGCCGTCGAAACCGCGTAACATTATCCGGCTGGGCCAATGATCGTCGTCAGCACAGGTGCAGTCTGTACGGTGTGCGCATCGCTGCTGCGAAACCGCCATTCGAAGCATAGCCCCCAGGCGCGGGAAAGTGCTCAGGATTTACCCTAGCCGCCACTCGTGCAAACACGCTTTTACCCAGGGGGACCGGGGTGGTGCGAGGATGTCTTATGAGCAGTTTGATGGCCCTGATCAAATATACGGGCACGTTGACTGGTGAATTGAGAAACAAGCTGCACCGACCTATAAAATCGACAATAATTCGGATCAGTCGCCCACGTTCGGCCTGGGCTCGAATTTCACCACGGCATCAGTAGGTTTCCATGCTTAAACGCCTGGTTCTTGGCTTCTTTGGGGTAATGTTAGTCGGTGCCGGCATAGGTCTGTTTGTCGCTGAACGGTACCTGGCAACGCCGACATTTACCGTCATCAACCAATCTGACGCGACAATAGAAGCCAGCGCATCCTGGCGGGAAAACACCAAGGTTCTTGGCCGCCTCCCCCCAGGCGAAGACCTGACTTTCAGGGTAAACGATGAGGCGGGTATGCGATTTTCTGCGGTGTATCCGGATGGGCGAATCATCAGCAGTAGTCACGCAACGTACTTCACCAATGGCATGACGGTGACCGCTACCTTTACAGGTAGCAACGTACAAGTCAGCGCTGAGCTGTGATTCGGACTTCATGCATTACAACGATTATCACTCTATGAACTCGACCGCCTGGATATTGTGATATTGATGCCAGGCGGCACCAGAAAAAAAGCGGCGTGGTCTTTCCTGCCGCTCGACAAGCACCCACAATTATCGCGTTAGAGCCTGCGCCTCATATCTCAGCTAATAGCGGTGTGTAACTCCTTTCGTAGAGCGCATTACCAAACAACTTCAGGATGCTGCTGCGCGCCATACGTGGCATGGAACGCATTTTGTCTCGTGCCTTGCATTGTTTCTGCACCCATTCAACCCGGGGCCTCCGCCTATCGGTATAACTGGCCAGCGCCGCAGCCAAATTCGGTCTGGTAGCGATGCTATCGGCGAGTACGAGCGCATCCTCCATGGCTAACCCTGCGCCTTGCGCCATGCTCGGTGAGCACGCGTGGGCAGCGTCTCCGATGAGTATGACGCGGCCACAACGCCACTGCGGCATGGATATCTCTTCGATACGGCCGAAATGAATCTGTGTCTCAGCGGATAGATTCTCAACGAGCGGCGATAAAGGATCAGAGAATTCACCGAATAGCGAACCCATCTGCATACTTCCATTCGCCGCCTCATGGTGGTTCAGAGCCCGGTCGGCATAGACGTACGTTTCGGTATCGCTGACAGGAATCGCCAGCAACGTACGTCCGTTCCCCAGCATGACGGTCCATCCCTCTATTCCGGGTAGGGTCGGCGCAATAAAACGCCAACACACATTACCGACGTATGCCGGCGCCACCTCAGGAAATACCATTTGTCTCACAGCGGAGTTGATACCATCGGCTCCCACAACCAGGTCGTATATACCTGACCTTCCATCAGAGAAATCAACTTCGCATCGCTTTTGAAACTGCCTGATCGCCTGCACCTCTGTCAGGAATTTCGGCGATGTGTGACGGACCGCGCCGAGCAGGATTTTATATAGCGCGCGGCGCGGAAGTGACAGGCAAGGGCCACACGGCCCCCAGAACGGCTCGGTGTGGGTGATAGAGAGCTGTTTGCCAGAGCTATCGAGAATTTGCTGGCTCTTTATGGGCACCGCGATATCAAGCGTATCGTCGAGCAAGCCAAGCTGCGCTATCGCCCGCGTGGCGTTACCGGGCAGGAAGAGCCCCGTACCAGACACCGAATGAGCGGAATATTTCTCGACGATATCTGCCTGATACCCCCGTTGCTCCAATGCAATGGCCAGGGAGAGTCCTGCGATACCTCCCCCGACGATGAGAATTTTCATTTTGGCTTCGATCCTGAAGTTGGTTGCTGAAAAAGACTTGAACTGAGGCTTGGCCCCTCCCGGTGTCGCTGTCAGTCGGAACATCATCCTCCGTCCAACTGACAGCACGATTACTCTTCAGGAGGTGAAGAGAATGGCTGGGCAGGCAAAGCAGGAAAGGTCGCTACTGCTGCCTGGTCAGGGAGGCTGGTCTTTGTCTCGCGAGCAACAGGTCTGCTGCACGTTCACCGACGACGACACAGGGCGCCATAAGATTGCCGACGGGGATGCGGGGGAAAACGGAAGCGTCCGCTATGCGCAGGTTCTCGATGCCATAGACCCGCAGCTGACTATCCACCACCGACATGGAATCGCGCCCCATCTTGGCGGTACACGATTGATGCCAAAAAGTGACGGCTGAATTTCTGATAAAGGCGTCCATTGCGCGGGCATCGCGTTTTTGCGGCACAACTTCTCGTTTGATCAACCCGTCGAAGGCCGCATGGTTACCCACCTCGCGACTTAGCTCGACAGTCGCCCTTGCCGCAGCCATATCCTCAGGTGCGCTCAGGAAGTTTGGTTCGATCTTGACGACGTCAAGCGGACCCGGGCCGGATAACCGCAAACGACCACGACTGTATGGACGGGCAAGACCGGCAAACATGGTCCACCCGTGCGCCGGCGGCTCGATACCGACTTCTGCGGGGGAGGGTACTGCGAACTCCAGCTGGCAATGCAAGAGATCCGGCGCGTCCAGACCGCTCCTGCTTTTCCAGTAAAGGGTCGATTCGCAGCCTCCTGCATTGACGCCTTGCGGACTCAGGTATTCCCAGGTGCAGCCGAAGGCTATGTGGTCCTGGTGGTTCTGCCCCACACCCGGGAGGTGCTGGAGCACGTCTATGCCATGAGCCCTGAGCTCGGACTGGGGGCCAATGCCCGACTGCATGAGAACCTTCGGCGTATTGACGGCGCCAAGTGACAGTACGACCTCACAGCGCGCCGTCAGTTTATGCAGTTGGCCGTCGATCATGACCTCTACGCCAGTGGCCTTGGTGCCATTAAAAAGAAGCCTGCTAACGAGTGCGTTGGTCAGTACGGTCAGGTTTTCCTGATGCAGACGTGGATAGACGTAGGACCGATAAACCGATTCCCGTTTACCGTCGCGGATACGCAGATCGGTCAGCGCGACACCACCCGCCCCTTCCATCATTTCGCCATTGGGACTCTCATAATGTGGAATGCCCAGGGCACTGGCCGCAGCGATCGTAGCGCTCGCAAGAGGTTGGGGTGCTGCCGGAGGTGCTACATAGACGGGACCACCGCGCCCCCGACGCCCGCTATCCGGCGCCCCGTACCAATCTTCTATCCGACGATAATAGCCAAGGACAGACTCGTAACCCCAGGCGGGATCGCCGGACTCCGCCGCAAAATGGTTCCAGTCCGTTTTATGCCCGCGAGCCCAGACCATGACATTGATGCTTGAACCACCGCCAAGCGTCTTGCCCATATTCAATGGGAGACGCCGTCCATTGAGGTGCGGGTTAGGCTCACTCTCGAAAGCCCAGTCGCGCTCACTACCCAGATTCAGAGGCCACTGGGCCGGATCCGTGATAGTCGGGTGCGAGTCGTCTCCGCCGGCCTCGATAAGCAATACTTGAGCGCCATGCGCCTCCGCAAGCCGGGCTGCGACCACGCAGCCTGTGGGACCAGCACCGCAGACGATAAAGTCGTAACTGGACCCGAGTTTGCGCGTTTTAGCGCCGCTTGAAACGTTTTGTACCGGTAGGTGAATTGCCTTTCCAGAGAGCGAGTTCATTCGTATGTCTCTACGCAGGTCTAACCTCAAAAAAAGGAGGGCGCTTTTAGCAAAGGCCCTCCCGTTTGGCGATCCCTCGGGGTGGCTGCACTACTCGGCACGAAGCTGTTGAGCAGCCCGATCGATTGCGTCCGCCACGGCCTTCGGCTGAGTCAGGAAGACCACGTGGCTCCCATCCACTTCCTCGATCTCCGCACCGATACGCTTGGCTGTATGACGAAGCAGTTCCGGATCGATTGCATTGTCCTGCTTGGCGATGACAGCCCAGCTCGGCTTGTCTTTCCATGCCGCGTGGCTCACCGGCAAATCGAAGATCGACATATTGATGGGCACCTGGGAATCGCGCAGGAATGCCGCGTCCGCGTCCGCGGTATCGCCGGCAAACCCGATCTTGAACTTCTCATAATTGACGAACCCGAAACCGTCCTCCTGTGTCTCGATGACGAACTCAGGCGGTGGCGGGATATCGGCAAACTGCGAGCCGGTAGACTCACCGGCGTCAGGCGCCAACGCAGAGACGTAGACCAGGCCCGCGACCTTCGGGTCGGCGCCCGCTTCGGTAATGACGGTTCCACCGTATGAATGACCGACGAGTAGCGTTGGGCCCGCCTGACGATCAAGCACTCTCTTCGTCGCGT
The window above is part of the Marinobacter nanhaiticus D15-8W genome. Proteins encoded here:
- a CDS encoding Rrf2 family transcriptional regulator; amino-acid sequence: MRKDSRLSRVLHVLIHMDQLDGPATSDTIAGMLNTNPVVVRRTMALLREQGYVTSVKGHGGGWSLAKPLADITLYDIHKALGDSSVFTIGLTDEHSNCAIEAAVNTAIDDVLEEAEALLLARFKAVTLDRLQYKSRRA
- a CDS encoding NAD(P)/FAD-dependent oxidoreductase, which translates into the protein MGADVIIVGGSFAGFSAAMQLARGQREVIVIDAGEPRNRFAEASHGFFCLDGLSPGEIRRRAAEQLASYPTARVVGGRAISAGQDGDGFSVTLETGEAYTATKLILATGLRDELPKIPGVNERWGKTVIHCPYCHGFELRNRKLGVMATGPLSTHQAAIIPDWGPTTYFTQGEFMPDEEQVALLVQRGVAVENSAIVEILGEASSITGVRLADGRIVELEGLYIGPKARMASMLAEQLGCELEEGPMGPAVKVDDFKRTSVTGIFAAGDISNKMHNATFASASGVMAGVAAHRALMFGE
- a CDS encoding sensor domain-containing diguanylate cyclase translates to MRRWLLIGLCLYLASVCSLAQSIPVQEVSALHSAGKIPLNTHLQFTRLPAGTPLADVINLGDDAWTPTHGNRNYGYQPDAFWFRIRLSGIEPIGDSALLRLNLPHHDRIRLAWVADDSVLRQTAVGDARRFADRPLPETVFLFPLDSLGVDTVDLYIGIETTGAIIIPLDLLTREAFDREDKHEMMASAAFFGVMAVMFLYNLIIYLVVRDRAYLYYLAYLVSVVFMLSVMKGMAFRFLWPEIPSLNAYSVIFATGLMPMAAVLFARRFLDLPKAGSTFDNRVVNGLIVVYPLIMLAGLFLPYALVVHTGLFFSGVAVLLGFHLGIKYSLKGIRAARIFAAAWFVYLLFLGLFILESAGFVQPSLLTRHAVEIGSCLEVVLLSLGFADRLNQEKRQRLRAQSQMLLAQQRLNEELESMVQARTEELEDANQKLKRLSISDGLTGVYNRRYFDEQFTLECQRAVRNGGSLCLLLIDADHFKAVNDTYGHGFGDECLKAVARTLGQCANRPTDVVARYGGEEFVVLLPEVDLKGGLNVAENIRSQVENLSLRYDDQAVSITVSVGLVAHSPRHSHIEQNLLEIADANLYAAKAAGRNCVQASSADTSELTMALSTKS
- a CDS encoding dicarboxylate/amino acid:cation symporter — its product is MEFDNQNEPALRPRPLRYLSIYLTGLVRERLWLKVLIGMFAGLVTGALLGPSVGIVERETGVMLGNWLAFPGKLFLATIQMIVIPLVVASVVRGLAASENLEQLRTLGLRVTAFFVVTTAIAASIGLWIGGVIKPGQMMAGLIDIGEQSQPAPDTTSLPGMSELPQALLGLLPGNPLGAMVQGQMLQVVIFSIIIGIALVTMAPTQARPMLDLLDSLQQICMTVVKWAMRLAPYAVFGLMAQLTTTVGFSALAGMAAYVITVLLGLVMMLGIYLFMLSLVGGLRPWPFLKKVRDVLLLAFSTSSSAAVMPLSIRTAETKLDVRPSISQFVIPLGATINMNGTALYQAVATAFLAQVYGVELGFASMALVVAMAVGSSIGSPATPGVGIVILAMVLESVGIPAGGIALIMGVDRILDMSRTAINVTGDLVTCRLMEIWSGEAPKSAVETA
- a CDS encoding FAD-dependent monooxygenase; translated protein: MMFRLTATPGGAKPQFKSFSATNFRIEAKMKILIVGGGIAGLSLAIALEQRGYQADIVEKYSAHSVSGTGLFLPGNATRAIAQLGLLDDTLDIAVPIKSQQILDSSGKQLSITHTEPFWGPCGPCLSLPRRALYKILLGAVRHTSPKFLTEVQAIRQFQKRCEVDFSDGRSGIYDLVVGADGINSAVRQMVFPEVAPAYVGNVCWRFIAPTLPGIEGWTVMLGNGRTLLAIPVSDTETYVYADRALNHHEAANGSMQMGSLFGEFSDPLSPLVENLSAETQIHFGRIEEISMPQWRCGRVILIGDAAHACSPSMAQGAGLAMEDALVLADSIATRPNLAAALASYTDRRRPRVEWVQKQCKARDKMRSMPRMARSSILKLFGNALYERSYTPLLAEI
- a CDS encoding GMC family oxidoreductase, whose translation is MNSLSGKAIHLPVQNVSSGAKTRKLGSSYDFIVCGAGPTGCVVAARLAEAHGAQVLLIEAGGDDSHPTITDPAQWPLNLGSERDWAFESEPNPHLNGRRLPLNMGKTLGGGSSINVMVWARGHKTDWNHFAAESGDPAWGYESVLGYYRRIEDWYGAPDSGRRGRGGPVYVAPPAAPQPLASATIAAASALGIPHYESPNGEMMEGAGGVALTDLRIRDGKRESVYRSYVYPRLHQENLTVLTNALVSRLLFNGTKATGVEVMIDGQLHKLTARCEVVLSLGAVNTPKVLMQSGIGPQSELRAHGIDVLQHLPGVGQNHQDHIAFGCTWEYLSPQGVNAGGCESTLYWKSRSGLDAPDLLHCQLEFAVPSPAEVGIEPPAHGWTMFAGLARPYSRGRLRLSGPGPLDVVKIEPNFLSAPEDMAAARATVELSREVGNHAAFDGLIKREVVPQKRDARAMDAFIRNSAVTFWHQSCTAKMGRDSMSVVDSQLRVYGIENLRIADASVFPRIPVGNLMAPCVVVGERAADLLLARQRPASLTRQQ
- a CDS encoding alpha/beta fold hydrolase; this encodes MKVKSLLVVMMAASSLGSVASAYATDRISEDQAVRNVVLVHGAFADGSGWRGVYDELTGRGYQVSVVQNPLTSLADDVDATKRVLDRQAGPTLLVGHSYGGTVITEAGADPKVAGLVYVSALAPDAGESTGSQFADIPPPPEFVIETQEDGFGFVNYEKFKIGFAGDTADADAAFLRDSQVPINMSIFDLPVSHAAWKDKPSWAVIAKQDNAIDPELLRHTAKRIGAEIEEVDGSHVVFLTQPKAVADAIDRAAQQLRAE